One window of the Leptotrichia massiliensis genome contains the following:
- a CDS encoding major capsid protein yields MPAVIEFIGLYDQNVIRPKSFIRDNFFKNRKTSENQKMEIEFRKGRQLVAPFVSEFIPGTEMVKNTYESKFFQAPKVAPKRTFSAFELFFNKTAGETIYGGKSPEERKADLLAESFAEFEEQITRREEIMCTEALFNGKVVVEGEGIKGEIKFGTVEEITPATLWTQPNADIIGDLQAAITKIGETTGLRPEMILMDPVAAKLFVENEKIQKLLDIRNYHAGEINPREVAGGAIYIGTLAPFGLPIYSYQSQHSVLKADGKTYENKPLIPEGKVLLAPSNNTIVYGPAADVKQGIIVAERSVFTDEDSKSNTVEIRTESRPLPVVYDIEAIKILKVK; encoded by the coding sequence ATGCCAGCAGTAATAGAATTTATCGGGTTGTATGACCAGAATGTAATTAGACCAAAATCATTTATTAGAGATAATTTTTTTAAAAACAGGAAAACATCAGAAAATCAAAAAATGGAAATAGAATTTAGAAAAGGAAGACAGCTTGTAGCACCTTTTGTATCTGAATTTATTCCAGGAACAGAAATGGTAAAAAACACTTACGAAAGTAAATTTTTTCAAGCTCCAAAAGTAGCACCAAAAAGAACTTTTTCAGCTTTCGAGTTATTTTTTAATAAAACGGCAGGGGAAACTATATATGGTGGAAAAAGTCCTGAAGAAAGAAAAGCGGACTTGCTTGCTGAATCGTTTGCAGAATTTGAGGAACAAATTACAAGACGTGAAGAAATTATGTGTACTGAAGCATTGTTTAATGGAAAAGTTGTTGTGGAAGGTGAAGGAATAAAAGGAGAAATTAAATTTGGAACAGTTGAAGAAATTACTCCTGCTACTTTATGGACACAGCCTAATGCAGATATAATTGGAGATTTACAGGCAGCTATAACAAAAATTGGGGAAACTACAGGATTAAGACCTGAAATGATTTTAATGGATCCTGTGGCTGCAAAATTATTTGTAGAAAATGAAAAAATTCAGAAATTACTGGATATTAGAAATTATCATGCGGGAGAAATCAATCCTAGAGAAGTTGCAGGTGGAGCAATCTATATTGGAACTCTTGCACCATTTGGATTGCCTATTTATTCTTATCAATCACAACATTCTGTATTAAAAGCTGATGGTAAAACGTATGAAAATAAGCCACTTATCCCTGAAGGTAAAGTTTTGCTAGCACCAAGCAACAATACGATTGTCTATGGACCAGCAGCGGATGTAAAACAAGGAATTATTGTGGCAGAGCGTTCAGTATTTACTGATGAAGATTCAAAATCAAATACAGTGGAAATTAGAACAGAATCAAGACCGCTTCCAGTAGTTTATGACATAGAAGCTATAAAAATACTGAAGGTTAAATAG
- a CDS encoding GTP-binding protein LepA: MKYKALKPLIYSGVSYEAGAEVDILEKSVVKSCIERELIEEITDTTEKVVSKTLVDEDNQDTEKDDKGDKKNKNK; the protein is encoded by the coding sequence ATGAAGTATAAAGCATTAAAGCCTTTGATTTATAGCGGAGTTAGTTATGAAGCAGGGGCAGAAGTGGATATTTTAGAAAAATCAGTTGTAAAAAGTTGTATTGAAAGAGAATTGATTGAAGAAATAACGGATACTACTGAAAAAGTAGTATCTAAAACTTTAGTTGATGAAGATAATCAAGATACAGAAAAAGATGATAAAGGAGATAAAAAGAATAAAAATAAATAG
- a CDS encoding phage tail sheath protein, protein MAYKHGTYQTEAASDINLPVTLDYGHFIVGMAPIHKVKKGKRKTNEVVRIGTLREALEYFGDTYDLDFSISQAVKVFFELYAVAPLFVVNILDLDKHKSDNKKTAQGLEMKSGKVLVKNHKIITDTLVIKDNSTSSEISDARYLWTEEGLEIYATAPNNNKIDIEYYEVDLTKVKKEEAIGGYNINTMQRTGLDLVDEVYLKFSELPAFIDVPDFSNDSAVAAVMATKAKNINSGMFEAVALINAPADKRYDEIVSWKDSENILSEDQVILYGYPKLSGNVYFHSIHYGALSLKVDSENDNIPSQAPSNHAYKIDALAYKNSSGNFEEIMLDKEQQANFLNKNGAVTAINFKGWRCWGTETAKNPLATDPKDKFGYTRRMFKYIGNELVISYFNSIDKRFTLKLAETITKSMNIRLNGLVAANHFLAAEAVLSEEDNNLTNVINGDVTWIIKLGIAPGLKSMTFKKKYDVDALQAFANNLGS, encoded by the coding sequence ATGGCGTATAAACACGGAACGTATCAGACAGAGGCGGCAAGTGATATAAATTTGCCTGTTACGCTCGATTATGGGCATTTTATCGTGGGAATGGCACCAATTCATAAGGTTAAAAAGGGAAAAAGGAAAACTAATGAAGTTGTGAGAATTGGAACGTTAAGAGAAGCCCTTGAATACTTTGGAGATACTTATGATTTAGACTTCAGTATTTCTCAGGCAGTAAAAGTATTTTTTGAGCTTTATGCAGTAGCACCTTTGTTTGTCGTAAATATCTTAGATTTGGATAAACACAAGTCTGATAACAAAAAAACAGCACAGGGGCTGGAAATGAAAAGCGGGAAAGTGCTTGTGAAAAACCACAAAATTATAACAGACACTCTTGTTATAAAAGATAATTCGACAAGTTCTGAAATATCGGATGCAAGATATTTATGGACAGAAGAAGGACTGGAAATTTATGCAACTGCACCAAATAATAATAAAATTGATATTGAATATTATGAAGTGGATTTAACAAAAGTGAAAAAAGAAGAAGCAATTGGTGGATATAACATTAACACAATGCAGAGAACTGGGCTTGATTTGGTTGATGAAGTGTATTTGAAATTTTCAGAACTTCCAGCATTCATTGATGTTCCAGATTTTTCAAACGACAGTGCAGTAGCGGCTGTAATGGCAACAAAAGCTAAAAATATAAATTCAGGAATGTTTGAGGCAGTAGCTTTGATAAATGCACCCGCGGATAAAAGATATGATGAAATCGTATCTTGGAAAGACAGTGAAAATATATTGTCAGAAGATCAGGTAATTTTATACGGTTACCCGAAACTATCAGGAAATGTGTATTTTCACTCTATCCACTATGGAGCGTTATCATTAAAAGTGGATTCAGAAAACGACAACATTCCATCGCAAGCACCTTCAAACCATGCTTATAAGATAGATGCCTTAGCATATAAAAATTCAAGTGGAAATTTTGAAGAAATAATGCTAGATAAGGAACAACAAGCGAACTTTTTGAATAAAAACGGAGCTGTAACGGCAATAAACTTTAAAGGGTGGCGTTGCTGGGGAACTGAAACAGCAAAGAATCCTCTAGCAACAGATCCGAAAGACAAATTTGGCTATACTCGTAGAATGTTCAAGTATATAGGAAATGAATTAGTAATTAGTTATTTCAATAGCATAGATAAGAGATTTACACTTAAATTGGCTGAAACTATTACAAAATCTATGAACATAAGGTTAAATGGACTTGTTGCGGCTAATCATTTCCTTGCTGCAGAGGCTGTATTATCAGAAGAAGATAATAATTTAACAAATGTAATAAATGGAGATGTTACTTGGATTATAAAACTTGGAATTGCTCCAGGGTTAAAATCCATGACATTTAAGAAAAAATACGACGTGGATGCTTTACAGGCGTTTGCAAATAATTTAGGAAGTTAG
- a CDS encoding phage major tail tube protein: MGKANIPVALNDVEIFINGQNNLVGIGEVELPNLETATVSLNQIGMVSEYDAVLTGHYKKLEAKIKMECIDETLLNFNNEGELMIECKGVIQKMNKITHAPTYIGIDVTFKGMLKKFDGPKLKPGNKLEASLDLSLSYYKVMIDGKEIALLDVFNRISNINGETNGKIRRLLGLM, encoded by the coding sequence ATGGGAAAAGCAAATATACCAGTAGCGTTAAACGATGTTGAAATATTTATCAATGGTCAAAATAACCTGGTAGGAATCGGTGAAGTGGAGCTGCCTAATTTGGAAACGGCAACTGTAAGTTTAAATCAAATTGGAATGGTGTCAGAATACGATGCTGTGCTTACAGGGCACTATAAAAAGCTGGAAGCAAAAATAAAAATGGAATGCATTGATGAAACTCTTTTGAATTTTAATAACGAAGGAGAGTTAATGATTGAATGTAAAGGTGTAATTCAAAAAATGAATAAAATAACGCACGCACCAACTTACATAGGAATAGATGTAACTTTTAAAGGGATGCTTAAAAAGTTTGACGGACCAAAATTAAAACCAGGAAATAAACTTGAAGCATCGCTTGATTTATCATTAAGTTATTATAAAGTGATGATAGATGGTAAAGAAATAGCACTTCTTGATGTATTTAATAGAATTAGTAATATAAATGGAGAAACTAATGGAAAAATCAGAAGACTGTTAGGATTGATGTAA
- a CDS encoding phage tail tape measure protein: protein MAKNMELNIVMSAAVAGALTGMAQVANAMKGTAKSAEELSKKAKELEKAQRALEKVEKLKSAYVNVSKEYLNAARKLHELKEAYNKTGQSNTELAKKIKEQEKVVNSLNKQKERQKHVFEAARSAIEGENQSLGSYKSQLTKVNSELEKMNKLKEAQKRYQARQENIGKVKEFGDRTFNRGIATAGALAVPMKVYMDVEESQADLRKMLGDEAKKYYADIRKISENSPLSQPELYEIAGSLAQSGIVGDQIVEYTNKAQQLKVAFDMSTQASGEFLAKTKEQLGLTKEQVFAFADTINYMADNTASSAAQLVDFSNRVGGVAKTMGIAKEANIAFGATLISMGKQPEVAATGIKQLYLELGKGADTKRKASAFEFLGLNGDQIAQDMAKDAEGTILKVLEKIKGLNTADKAGVLNDLFGEQAIDSIATLSNQTDKLRENLVKAKSEMANGAVEKEYKNRMDTLANSLKLAKNQMMNALADLGLALAPTIKSAVEALTPMIKKVAEWIRQNPKLASGIMKAVASFALLSLGVGGAIKVFSPLFSTISKGILIFDKFKIAGNFAGGLKTAFPIINKLGPAMMKLGPLLSNPYVLAGAVIVGVFVLLYAKWKWFRDGVNNGIKQIAPHFKAVADTLKNAFGQLSSSATKELGKMKPLFDSLKPVLSVIGNVIKFVIIGALMEMNVRIKVLVAIFKVAFTAIRVVVVVVFNVIKTIIIGAVAVIKGIVMTLVVVFKAVWTAIKVVAVVVWAAICVVIITAVTVIKAIFRPFAPFFKAIWNKIKAAAIAVWNAIKSKAMALWGGLKSGFEGVKSSFSTKWNEIKTKATEVWNGVKSAFDTMAGGLKKAIDGVADYFKKAWDGIKNFAANNPISAGIGGLFGQKWTGTNYFEGGLTTVAERGAELIQIPGKPAFLAESEMLLNLPKGTRILNNSQTRSTLRDKVANLKDRVSNLKGGNSYGGNNYSIVINVNGGNPSEVERIVRKVIAGDINKRERTAFG, encoded by the coding sequence ATGGCTAAAAATATGGAACTGAATATAGTTATGAGTGCGGCTGTAGCAGGAGCATTGACTGGAATGGCACAGGTTGCAAATGCTATGAAAGGTACGGCAAAAAGTGCAGAAGAATTAAGCAAAAAGGCTAAGGAATTGGAAAAGGCTCAAAGAGCTTTGGAAAAAGTCGAAAAATTAAAAAGTGCTTATGTAAATGTAAGCAAGGAATATCTTAATGCCGCAAGAAAACTTCACGAACTCAAAGAAGCATACAACAAGACAGGGCAAAGTAATACTGAACTTGCAAAAAAAATAAAAGAGCAAGAAAAAGTTGTAAACAGTTTAAACAAACAAAAAGAACGTCAAAAACATGTGTTTGAAGCTGCAAGAAGTGCAATTGAAGGTGAAAATCAAAGTTTAGGAAGTTATAAATCTCAATTAACCAAAGTAAATTCTGAACTTGAAAAGATGAATAAACTGAAAGAAGCTCAAAAAAGATACCAAGCTCGACAGGAAAACATTGGGAAAGTTAAAGAATTTGGTGACAGAACTTTTAATAGAGGAATAGCAACAGCTGGAGCATTGGCAGTACCTATGAAAGTTTATATGGATGTAGAGGAAAGTCAGGCGGATTTGCGAAAAATGTTAGGCGATGAAGCAAAAAAATATTATGCAGACATTAGAAAAATTTCGGAAAATTCACCATTATCTCAACCAGAACTATATGAAATTGCTGGCTCTTTAGCACAGTCAGGAATAGTAGGAGATCAAATTGTTGAATACACAAATAAAGCTCAACAACTAAAGGTTGCATTCGATATGTCTACACAGGCTTCTGGAGAATTTTTGGCTAAAACAAAAGAGCAGTTAGGACTTACAAAGGAACAAGTTTTTGCATTTGCTGACACGATAAACTATATGGCTGATAATACAGCTTCAAGTGCGGCTCAATTAGTTGATTTCTCAAATAGAGTTGGTGGTGTTGCCAAAACTATGGGAATAGCAAAAGAAGCTAACATTGCTTTTGGAGCAACACTAATATCAATGGGAAAACAGCCTGAAGTAGCGGCAACAGGAATAAAACAACTGTATTTAGAACTTGGAAAAGGGGCAGATACTAAAAGAAAGGCAAGTGCTTTTGAGTTTTTAGGACTTAACGGAGACCAAATTGCACAAGATATGGCAAAAGATGCTGAAGGAACAATTCTAAAAGTTTTAGAAAAAATAAAAGGGTTAAATACTGCTGATAAAGCAGGAGTCTTGAACGATTTATTCGGAGAGCAGGCAATAGACAGTATTGCAACATTATCAAATCAAACTGATAAATTAAGAGAAAATTTGGTAAAAGCGAAATCAGAAATGGCTAATGGTGCGGTTGAAAAAGAATATAAAAATAGAATGGATACTTTAGCAAACAGCTTGAAATTAGCTAAAAATCAAATGATGAATGCTTTAGCTGATTTAGGATTAGCTCTAGCACCTACTATAAAAAGTGCAGTGGAAGCCTTAACACCAATGATAAAGAAAGTTGCTGAATGGATAAGACAAAATCCAAAACTAGCATCAGGAATTATGAAGGCAGTAGCCAGTTTTGCTTTGTTATCGCTGGGAGTTGGTGGAGCTATAAAAGTATTTTCTCCTTTGTTCAGCACTATATCCAAAGGAATCTTGATATTCGATAAATTTAAAATCGCCGGAAATTTTGCCGGTGGACTTAAAACAGCATTTCCAATTATTAATAAATTAGGACCAGCAATGATGAAATTAGGACCATTACTATCCAATCCTTATGTTTTGGCAGGAGCAGTCATTGTAGGCGTGTTTGTATTGTTGTATGCTAAATGGAAATGGTTTAGAGATGGTGTCAATAATGGAATAAAACAGATAGCCCCACATTTTAAAGCTGTAGCAGATACTTTAAAAAATGCCTTTGGTCAATTATCTTCATCAGCAACAAAAGAGTTAGGAAAAATGAAACCGTTATTTGATTCTTTAAAACCTGTTTTATCTGTAATAGGCAATGTTATAAAATTTGTTATTATCGGTGCTTTAATGGAAATGAATGTGCGTATAAAAGTGCTCGTTGCAATTTTTAAAGTCGCATTTACTGCCATAAGAGTAGTTGTGGTGGTTGTGTTTAATGTTATAAAAACGATAATAATAGGAGCAGTTGCAGTAATAAAAGGAATTGTGATGACACTTGTTGTAGTCTTTAAAGCAGTTTGGACAGCAATTAAAGTTGTTGCTGTTGTTGTATGGGCTGCAATTTGTGTTGTTATTATAACTGCAGTTACAGTAATCAAAGCAATATTTCGACCTTTCGCCCCATTTTTTAAAGCAATTTGGAACAAAATTAAAGCAGCGGCAATAGCTGTATGGAATGCTATAAAAAGTAAAGCAATGGCTTTATGGGGAGGTTTAAAATCAGGATTTGAAGGTGTTAAATCTTCTTTTTCGACCAAGTGGAATGAAATAAAAACAAAGGCAACGGAAGTTTGGAATGGAGTAAAAAGTGCTTTCGATACTATGGCTGGAGGATTAAAAAAAGCAATTGACGGAGTGGCAGATTATTTTAAAAAAGCTTGGGACGGGATTAAAAATTTTGCTGCAAATAATCCAATATCAGCAGGTATAGGAGGGCTTTTTGGACAAAAATGGACAGGAACAAATTATTTTGAAGGTGGACTTACAACAGTAGCAGAACGTGGGGCAGAATTAATTCAGATACCAGGCAAACCAGCCTTTCTAGCTGAAAGTGAAATGCTTTTGAATCTTCCGAAAGGTACGAGAATACTTAATAATTCTCAAACTAGAAGCACTTTGAGGGATAAAGTGGCTAATTTAAAAGACAGAGTAAGCAATTTAAAAGGTGGTAATTCTTATGGCGGAAACAATTATTCAATCGTTATAAATGTAAATGGTGGAAATCCATCGGAAGTTGAAAGAATTGTAAGGAAAGTAATAGCAGGAGATATAAACAAAAGAGAAAGGACGGCATTTGGATAA
- a CDS encoding tail protein X, with amino-acid sequence MAKVKVYRTVSGDTWDLISYKVYGSEGYFHDLIRSNLRLIDIAIFDANIPIIIPEITDEENDNDERLPPWKRGE; translated from the coding sequence ATGGCAAAGGTAAAAGTGTATAGAACAGTTTCAGGCGACACTTGGGACTTAATATCCTACAAAGTTTACGGAAGTGAAGGGTACTTCCATGATTTGATAAGAAGCAATTTAAGATTAATTGACATTGCCATTTTCGATGCCAACATTCCTATTATTATTCCTGAAATCACTGATGAAGAAAATGATAACGATGAGCGTTTGCCGCCTTGGAAAAGAGGTGAATAG
- a CDS encoding phage late control D family protein → MAFARNIRVIVIFNKVDISDEIAHSISSLNYTDNSKNAIDDLELELENLDYRWLKEWYPDENAQLLVGIHEEKENETNFLDLGTFYVDEPTFENNRLNLKCLALPLDQNIRDQKNSVAWERITLKELVTQIANKHEMNAEIYADNEFFERLDQNQETDLAFINRVVKETGLNMKVSDDKIIIFDDEEMEKNETIDIFNVRDERIRSFTLKKKNKGIYDKVEVSYYDPDRKKVVREIITKQELEKRNQVTTESSEEKSSENKKPKNSSKSSKNKKSSKKVKSKKK, encoded by the coding sequence GTGGCTTTTGCTAGGAATATAAGAGTAATTGTTATTTTTAATAAAGTTGATATTTCTGATGAGATAGCCCATTCTATTTCATCTCTAAACTATACCGACAACTCTAAGAATGCAATAGACGACTTGGAGCTGGAACTGGAAAATTTAGATTATCGTTGGCTGAAAGAGTGGTATCCTGATGAGAATGCTCAATTACTTGTTGGCATTCACGAAGAAAAGGAAAATGAAACTAATTTTTTGGATTTGGGAACTTTTTATGTGGATGAGCCGACATTTGAAAATAATAGGCTTAATCTGAAATGCTTGGCTTTGCCTTTAGACCAGAATATTAGAGACCAAAAGAATAGTGTTGCTTGGGAAAGGATAACCTTGAAAGAACTCGTTACACAGATTGCAAATAAGCATGAAATGAATGCAGAAATATATGCAGATAACGAATTTTTTGAAAGACTTGACCAAAATCAAGAAACAGATTTGGCTTTTATTAATAGAGTTGTCAAGGAAACAGGACTGAATATGAAAGTGTCTGATGACAAGATAATCATTTTCGATGACGAAGAAATGGAAAAAAATGAGACTATTGACATTTTTAATGTTAGGGATGAAAGAATCAGAAGTTTTACCTTGAAAAAGAAAAACAAGGGAATTTATGACAAGGTTGAAGTTTCCTATTATGATCCCGACAGGAAAAAGGTTGTCAGGGAAATTATCACGAAACAGGAGCTTGAAAAACGTAATCAAGTTACAACTGAAAGCTCAGAAGAAAAATCATCAGAAAATAAAAAACCAAAGAACAGTAGCAAATCTTCTAAAAATAAGAAGTCCAGTAAAAAGGTTAAATCCAAGAAAAAATAA
- a CDS encoding phage baseplate protein: MRQVVKLIETLKAGEVSAIDSKTGKVRVLLKGDDDKTTDWLNVLVSYSESHSDNYTLGLGQTVYCLFFSEMPEQGVVLGCPMRGASSSESEVKRTFSDGGSWTYDDNTLTLNVGKVVINGDLEVSGTTKTGGSINLNTHKHSGIMIGGDKTGGPE, encoded by the coding sequence ATGAGGCAGGTGGTTAAATTGATTGAAACATTAAAAGCAGGAGAAGTGAGTGCGATAGATTCAAAAACTGGAAAAGTAAGAGTTCTGTTAAAAGGCGACGACGATAAAACAACGGATTGGCTTAATGTGTTAGTTTCTTATTCTGAAAGCCACAGTGATAATTATACACTTGGACTAGGGCAAACTGTTTATTGTTTATTTTTCTCGGAAATGCCTGAACAGGGAGTAGTGCTTGGCTGTCCTATGCGAGGTGCTTCTAGTAGTGAAAGTGAAGTAAAAAGGACCTTTTCTGATGGAGGTAGTTGGACTTATGATGATAATACATTGACTTTGAATGTCGGAAAAGTTGTAATTAATGGAGATTTAGAAGTGAGTGGAACTACAAAAACTGGTGGAAGTATTAATCTTAATACACATAAACATAGTGGTATCATGATTGGCGGCGATAAGACAGGAGGACCTGAATAA
- a CDS encoding phage tail protein: MIGSLGDVIFEVSDKKVFSINNQINRSYKSKISEHNPIYGPGMLRHQGRELTEITFGITLISSLLQETTPSEQLDKIKTMWEFGEYGYLTLGGQTFGAFPFLIIDMSEKNSYFNKETSEFDYINLDLTLKEYIDDPKKYNQIIEQLKAQKKEQEELVEVEAANVEIEQKTKLQEFAEKVKNKVDSTLEKVDKAIQIAENKKNEILSQLEKIKKDAKIDELMNLVRAGMITADKVNEMIDYAKNFSETDRQILLNFLRNQIGGK, encoded by the coding sequence ATGATAGGAAGTCTCGGAGATGTAATATTTGAAGTATCCGACAAAAAAGTATTTTCAATCAATAATCAGATAAATAGATCATATAAATCTAAAATTTCTGAACACAACCCAATATATGGTCCTGGTATGTTAAGACATCAAGGCAGAGAATTAACGGAAATAACTTTTGGAATTACATTGATTTCTTCATTATTACAAGAAACAACACCATCGGAACAGCTTGATAAAATAAAGACTATGTGGGAGTTCGGAGAGTATGGTTATTTAACATTAGGAGGACAGACATTTGGAGCTTTTCCGTTTTTGATAATAGATATGAGTGAAAAGAATTCTTATTTCAACAAAGAAACTTCCGAATTTGATTATATAAATTTAGACTTGACGTTAAAGGAATATATAGATGATCCTAAAAAATATAATCAGATAATAGAACAATTAAAAGCTCAAAAGAAAGAGCAGGAAGAGCTTGTTGAAGTAGAAGCTGCGAATGTTGAAATCGAGCAGAAAACAAAATTACAGGAATTTGCGGAAAAAGTAAAAAATAAAGTAGACAGCACGCTTGAAAAAGTAGATAAAGCTATTCAAATCGCAGAAAACAAGAAAAACGAAATATTGAGCCAGCTTGAAAAAATCAAAAAAGATGCCAAAATTGATGAACTGATGAATTTAGTAAGGGCTGGAATGATTACAGCAGATAAAGTTAATGAAATGATTGATTATGCTAAAAATTTTTCTGAAACCGACAGACAGATCTTGTTAAATTTTTTAAGAAATCAGATTGGAGGTAAATAG